The following coding sequences are from one Pirellulales bacterium window:
- a CDS encoding glycosyltransferase family 4 protein codes for MKIILIADYGYEKGGAERVAWASARELVERGHEVLGFCAAGPVDPTIMPPGESPSGGRFLLECLDQPDLLSGGVSTALGQGLWNRTAARHATALFERLDPAETIVHAHSWTHALSSSPLAAALNARLSLVVTLHDYFLACPNGGFYNFPRQEICTLEPLGWKCLTTNCDARGISHKAFRLLRQMVQQWRGKIPTRLRHFVYLSNLSLDILRPHLPADAQFTQIPNPILVPPGPSSQPAQNAELLFIGRLVPEKAPLLLAQAAANLNLPVTFIGTGPLADEIARIYPAAKLTGQLPTEAVQQRLRMARALVFPSVWYETQGLVVLEAAAQGVPTVVSDACAAREFVADNETGWWFKSGNLEDLQAKLRGLDSGHTVAAAGRLAYDRFWANPPSLKLHGARLESYYQQILQARKDEWASPGEAGEIMNPRNTPIRTPGGEVPEEALFTG; via the coding sequence ATGAAAATCATCCTAATCGCCGATTATGGCTACGAAAAAGGAGGGGCCGAACGTGTCGCCTGGGCCAGCGCCCGCGAACTAGTGGAACGCGGGCACGAGGTGCTGGGCTTTTGCGCGGCGGGACCCGTGGATCCCACGATCATGCCCCCTGGAGAAAGTCCCTCTGGTGGAAGATTCTTGCTGGAATGTTTGGATCAGCCGGATTTGCTAAGCGGGGGCGTCTCCACCGCGCTCGGCCAGGGGTTGTGGAATCGTACCGCCGCCCGACATGCCACAGCGCTCTTTGAGCGGCTGGATCCAGCCGAAACAATCGTGCATGCGCATTCCTGGACCCATGCATTATCCAGTAGCCCCCTGGCAGCGGCATTGAATGCCCGCCTGTCACTCGTGGTAACCCTGCATGATTATTTTTTAGCTTGTCCCAATGGCGGATTTTATAATTTTCCCAGGCAAGAAATTTGTACGCTTGAGCCGTTGGGTTGGAAATGCCTGACGACCAATTGTGACGCCCGGGGTATCTCCCATAAGGCCTTTCGGCTGCTCCGCCAAATGGTGCAGCAGTGGCGGGGTAAAATACCAACAAGGTTGCGTCACTTTGTGTATTTATCCAATCTCAGTTTGGATATTTTGCGCCCGCATCTGCCGGCGGACGCGCAATTCACGCAAATCCCCAATCCCATTTTGGTTCCTCCCGGCCCCTCCAGCCAGCCCGCACAAAATGCCGAGTTGCTCTTTATTGGCCGCTTGGTTCCTGAAAAGGCGCCGCTTTTATTGGCCCAAGCGGCGGCAAACCTCAATTTGCCGGTAACATTTATTGGCACGGGCCCCTTGGCGGATGAGATCGCCCGGATCTATCCGGCGGCCAAGTTAACGGGTCAGTTACCAACCGAGGCGGTGCAGCAACGTTTGCGTATGGCACGGGCGTTGGTCTTTCCCAGTGTCTGGTACGAGACCCAGGGCCTGGTCGTACTGGAAGCCGCCGCGCAAGGAGTCCCCACGGTCGTGTCGGATGCCTGCGCCGCCCGCGAGTTTGTCGCTGACAATGAAACGGGCTGGTGGTTTAAGAGCGGCAATTTAGAGGATTTGCAGGCCAAGTTGCGCGGTCTGGACTCTGGCCATACGGTCGCGGCCGCCGGTCGACTGGCGTACGACCGCTTTTGGGCAAATCCTCCCTCGCTAAAACTGCATGGGGCGCGGCTAGAGAGTTATTACCAGCAAATTTTGCAAGCCAGAAAAGATGAATGGGCTAGCCCCGGGGAAGCAGGGGAGATAATGAATCCGCGCAACACCCCGATCCGCACGCCGGGCGGGGAGGTGCCGGAAGAGGCCCTTTTTACCGGCTAA